The Pseudopipra pipra isolate bDixPip1 chromosome 8, bDixPip1.hap1, whole genome shotgun sequence sequence TTTCACTGAAGTATTTCACATTATTTACACTGCCTTATTTAATTCCATTATTCCGTTGCCTTTACCTTGAGGATACTCCACTTTAAGAACAACACTTGCTTTAGGAGAACATATGGTTCAGTGATTTACCTACTATTCTtcttattattaataattttagtCCAACAAATGGGACAAAAGGGGTGTTAAGAAACACCTCTATGACTTTTTGCTAATCTGGCCTGAAGGATACTCAGATTTTACTTCCCACACTGGCTGTAATTACACAGTTAAGAAGCCGTGCTGCTGTACTGCTCCTAAGTTGCACTGCTTTGGACAGTGTATCGATTATAGGTTATAAAGCTTCTATGTTTGAACTAATAATTTCATGCAGGGACTTACAAAGCCATGCAAATCAGGCTACAATATGATCCTCCCAAACACTGGAGTTACAAGGGTGCATGTTTTGTGTGCACGCATCTGGATTAGTCCGTGGGCAGCTTCGACCTCGCCTCGCCTTTGCGCAGTTTCAAAACAAATGTAAAGTAAAATGGAAATATGAACTCTCATGCAAATCAGCTTTAGTACTCTGCTACTGCAGTGACAGCAGATCACTTACATTTAAATGTTTAGCACACTTTGAAGTGTAAGCAGTGGTTTTGCCGTTTTTAAGCTTTCAATTCatttaaaagcatgaaaaaaaaaccagtgcaAACCTGCGAGTGAACGATATTATTGACGAGTTAGTTTTCAGGAATGGTAATGACAACAGGTAGcgttatttttagctttttttttttttacagtgcaaATTAGTCTCTAGTCGTAGCCCTCTGTGAAGAAGGCGAGTTTACATGAGAGCCCACATACGTGCTGCATTCACCAGTTCTTGATGTATACCTCTGTATACAAGGATTCGACAGCCTTCTGGCCTGCCGCATCTGGAACACAGTGCAAAGCTAAGATTAGAGTAACCTGGACTCGGGGAAAGAAGAGAACAGAGGGAACAAGAAGTGATGCAGACAGTCATAGCTACATTGCTCAGTTAGccccacattaaaaaaaaaaaccaaaccaaaaaaaaaaacaagcataCACCAGGAAAAGTTATCTGCATATTTTCATTCCCCCcaaaacagaagagaatttGTAATGGGAGGTTTTATGTAAAAGCACGAAGCAGCTCCCAAAAACACATTTGAGAGCTTAGACTGAGTTACCAGAAACACAATATCAGTGCAAAAGTAGTCAAAAGCCAGatttaaattattatatatCAGCTTATGGGGGTAATGATATATTCAGCATATTACAAAATATCCCAGAgccagaaaatgaaaaccataGCATGCAACATCTGAACTGTAAAGTATTCCATGTGCTAAATCTGGACATACTTGGAGACACTGTGATACCACAGTAACTTTCACTACTTGTCACAAGTTAATATGCACTTTGTACTGAACATCTAATATGGTTTAAATTCAAGTAGGTATGAAATGTTGGTTTCAGAAATGCTAAGCTTTGTCACAGTGCCTCAGTTCAGTACTGGGAGATGCTGTTCTCACCACATTTCCAACAGCAAAAACTAACTCATGCAAGCAGAGATCTCTTAGTAACTTTAAACTTGAATCTACATCTGCAAATACAGTAAATTATCAACAATGGAGAATGATAATTTAGTAGTGAGAgttgttaaaaacaaattagGATATTTATCATTTGATTGCAAAATGCAGCAACTAGCAGAAACGCCTGAGAGGAATTAGAAAGTTTCAATTTAACTTCCACACTAGTAGTAGTGACAAAGATCACACTGAACTCAGAGGAACTTTTCTAGGTTAGCACTTGCATTATCTACAGGTTCGAGACAAACAATGCACAGAAAGTCGCATACAGGTAGGACTAAGCCAAGGGCTCAACTAAAAACACCGAGTATTTTATGCCAGTCTGTACAAAAGTTCATGCAAAGAGGCTACAGTACTACAGgacaggagagaggaaaggcaaaaggaaaaaaataaaacagtcagAACTTAATGTGCACAAGTGAACATGAACTAATCACATCTCCTGTGAGGTGCAGAGTGACATACGGAGGCTGCTGATCTCCCAGGTCCCCGCTGTGCTACGATGGCCCCGGAAATTGCCTTTATCCAACTGTGCATGTCCTCGGGACTGTCAGCCTGCAGCAAACAGCACACATGTCATGCTCAACACAACTCAGCTCTCCCAGTGTCATGATCACCTGCACCAGAATAACAGCCTAACCCTGCTTCACTCTGTTATTCAAAGCCATTGGAAATTCTGTTTCTTAACCCGGACATTTTTGAAGTTCTTACCCTGAATTTACTATTACGTTTATATAGTTatataaaacaataaataaaacatactgAGTATCACCTTCCCTCTGAAAATCATGGCACAGTCAAGGTAAAGAAGCACTTCTATTTCAAAGCTGTATTTAACTATGGCAGTCTCTTGGTTTTGCCCCaagtttaaaagaagaaattaccTGTACATAAAAGGTTCGAGAAGTTGTTACAATTTCAAAGAGATTGTCTCTCATCATTATATCACTgtaaatgaaatacaaaaatacatcaaaagCAAGTACAACTTTCCCACTGTATTTTAACAAGATTCTAGGGTGGGCAGAGAATCAGAGTATTTGTTGCCTGACTCTTGCATTTCTTGACCACTCTACTATTGGTTTTCTGCTAATTTTAGCCTTAAGACACTTTAATTTATCAGTGGCATGCATGCtactatatatatttctaattGGAACATTCTAAATCATATaataagtttaaaaatattaactatGCTTGTCAAATTTCTGTAAAACTTTTCACTTATATTTTGTTATGTCTTTGCAAAGTACTAGTCCTAAACAGTAgcctggtaaaaaaaaaattcaacatcCACCATGACTACTGCAAAGGCAATTATTGCTTAAAATATTGGCATTTGGTGGGAAGGAAACAGCAGGATAAAGAGTGTTCTCATCCAGATTCAGACATCTGATGTGAGTTAATGCCCTCTAAATGTTTACAGATTATATAAGCAGAATAGAGACTCCTAAAACTGCTGGCTCAGATCAAACAGCACCCATGCATCTCTAACTCATGATTCCATGATATGCCTTTGTTCCACCCTTGTCCGGTGCATTTACATCCTACTGAATGTTACAAGTTGGAAACACACACTAATATAGAGCCCTTAAAACCAGATTTATGCACAAAAACAGGTCCTGTCCCATAAAGAGAGACTATCCCACATGCACACATCAACTGAAGTTATTAAACAGTTCTCCAAAGGGCAGTCTGGCCATGACAAAGCAGGGAATTACATCCCATGTAATGGCATCTGTGCTTCACTCCTCACCTTTGTTTGCATTCCTGAACTTTATGGACCTCCTTAAGTGGTATAACCCTGAGAGGTtccttttcctggaaaaataaaaaggcaaacatATTCAGTAGAGTATACCTAACAGCTAGAATGGAGTCAGAAAGCCAGAGGTCAGGACAGCAGACTTACATAACTGAGATTTTCAAGGCAGTCACTTATGCAAAAGGTGGTGTCAACCAAAATTTAGTTTGCTTTTGCAAGTGTTAAACTAACCATGGCACTTGCAATGAAGAGGAGGACAAATCAAGaagtaaaaaacccccaaaacattCATTCCATACCCTCACGGAGACAACCACCCCTGTCCTCTTCCCCTAACCAGGTCAGAAAATTGAATCTGCCTCAAGCAGCTTATTTCAGTAAAATTGTCATTATATTCATTTGCTATGAAATGCTAACATAGAAGATGCTTTATTAATTGTACTGCATGACATGGCTTTAAGCAAGATTAATTGTATTCTGTATTtaatacaattaaaaataatacaaagaaaCTAATCCTACAACATCTGTAAAAGAGCAGCTACTcttaaaatatcagaaaattcTGTTaccataacaaaaataaatgtttaagtTTCACGCAACAGGAAAAAAGTGAGACTATTCAAACAGAAATACTTTCACTTTTGCCATGACAGCATAATGTCACACATACTATTATTTTCCGGTGGTTGTTGCAgtaaaccacaaacaaacagctTATTTTACCTCctaatgtgttttctttaagcAGTGGTACAATGGACTACTTCAGCTGGCTACAACTTCCAGACGAAACAAAAGCTGTCAGCTCTGGAATAACTTTCTCTACCATTCCTATTACAGATACTGAAGAGATTTATGTTGTTACAGTAAACAGCAAATGTCACTCAAATATAACCATCCTCAAATATCAGTTTTCCTTAGATCACTTGTTTCTACAGCAGATCAAATGCAGAGAGTTTAAAACTCAATGTTTTCAGCTATTTTGCTCCTCTCATCCTCTCTCTGTTGTTCTTAGATTCACTCATCCCCTACAATGAATTTTCAGAGTAATACATCAAGAGTGAAAGGCAAGATCATCTCTGCAGTACAGACACCTGTCACAGGGAAAGACTCAGCTCAGAAATTACCATTTCCTGAGTCTCATATTGCCTGTATTCCACTGTGCTCCACCTGGCTGACATGGGCTCTCCATCAAACCAGGGTGAGCAGGCTGGATGTCAGGACAAACTTCCAGTGCAAGCCATAGTGGACTGGAGACTGCAGCTACTGGGAACTAAGTCCAACAGAAAGAAATTCTCCAGAACTAGAAGTCTGGTGCTACATTATCTGAATATGACCTCTAACTATATGAAACATTATCATGATTATGTTTCCTAAACATGGAATTCTTTGATTAACCACTATAATATGATAAAAGGACACTATATTCTCTACATATTCAGTATTTACTTCCTGAAGAGGGATGACTctcttaaaatggaaaaaaacctcccgATTTCAGTATAAATTGTGAAGCAGGATCTAATTCACTGTTCTCTGACAGCTGGTCTGCCCAGCATCTTCCTCAGACTGCAGCAAGGGAATAGTAACCTGAAAAACAGAGGATACTACCAGATTTTATGTTGCTCAAGGAGCAGGATGAAACACTGGAAGTGTAGGCATTTCTACCATCTAGTATTCTCTCACACAGTACAATTCTTCACTGAGAATTTGTTTGTGAGCCACCTGCACtcagatttgttttttaaataaaaacagagggTTTATTATAGGCAATGAGTCAGAATTGTTATGCTGACAGCTTAACAAAGGTAATGATGCAAGATCAAACTCCTGCTACTGTTGGATACACCCTCATTAAGAGGGGAGCCAAAGTTCACTTCAGTAACAGCCTGAAATTTGGGTTCTTGACATTTTACATCTTATGTTTGGCCTGCAAACTCAATTTACAATACTGTACAATGCAGACTTCATTCCTTAGGTACAGGTTTTCTTACTGTTATTAAGTGTGGGATTCCTTTTTTTGGTAAAACAGATTGTCTGCAGAACCAGCCacctaatttttaaatgaagtctGAAGGCATTTATCATGTGGTCAAAACGAGAGTGATGAGTGGGAAGAAAGGTCATGGAACTGAAACAAACTCTGCAAGAGTTGCTGCTGAACAGAAAATCAGTGTTTTTTGCCTGTCTTGGCTGCTCTGGTGAAACAAGCATGTGGGAGAAGATCCCATCATTTCTATCATAAAACACCTCGTAGTTCTACCTTTAAATTAAGAATTGCCAGGTTACAGTTTTGTCTCTCCCATAATTATTTGCTATTTCAAGAACACAATTAATTATCTGTGAGTGAAAAGTGACATAAGATACTAATACAAAAATCAGGGTGATTGTAGAGTATATCCTATTACTGTTCTCCAGTGTCCTACAGATGGGTTCCCATCTGTACAAGTTTACAGTTGCCCTATTTTTTGGTTTATTACAGTACAAACTTAGGAGTTGCAGGAacaagcacagcacagcacatttttcaaatacaagcacatttatttaaattttcttgcaACTATCACTGGAAAAATAACACACAGTTGGAAACTTACCAGTTCAGACTTGAAATATCCTATTGTGTTTTCATCTAACTGAAAGTATCTTCTCTTCCAGTTCTTCATCTgttaaagggaaagaaataaatatttctacattttatacataaaataaaatatacctACATGTCATATATTATGCATATATTGAACGATATAATtctcatttatatttataacatatggtataattaattttattcataataattcattttaataatgtatttattataacttaaaataattataaatttcattttttgtatgtgtgatgtgtgtgtgcatatatatatagtgtCCCCAAAATAATTATGCAAGGCTTTGctcaattcttttttaaaaattgcaataattaaaaaatctggaagctaCATTTTACTATTATAAGATTTATTCAAGCTGTAGAAACTCAGCAGCACAAATATCCTGGAGGAAATATTAATTACAGGTTTctagtttatttttaactaaaaagGGAGTATTACAAAAAGGAGCTTCATAATTCAAGATAAAATGAGTCTGAGAACTCGAAGATGTGTGTCTTGCTTCATCTGAACTACCAATTCCTTCTTTTAGCAAGGCATCATGTGAATAGTTCCACTTGTGTCAATCAGCCTGAGAAGTTGTACAGTTCTTCCTCTGAACTGAAAAGTCAGCTTTTTGCAAACATTTTAGTGATTTTAAAGGCCTGCATTGAACTTCTGTCTTAATTTAGAGGTTTTTAATAAGCAAAATAAGAATCTCTACGTAACTGTAGAAGAGAATTCCCAGTTGCATGCACTCACCATAATGTGAAAGCCTGTGCACACACTTTGCCTCTCTAAAATATCTTCAACAACATAACACTGAAGAAAGTCACGAAAAGAAGTAAAACAGACATAAATCAAATGCTAGAGGAGGATAAGTTTTATCTTTAGCCATCCTTAATACTGTCAGTTGTAGTAATGTTTCTGGTAATTGTGTGAGGTTTTATTTAATCATCTATTTGATCAGTACAACTATCATCTTAGGGACCATTGCTCTTGATTGTTGAAACACACTGATCTCCCACACTTACCACTGCTCCTTGTTTCACACAGTAACCAGCTTTGATAATAGCATTATCTGGGGGGTGCTTAGCAGCAAAATAAGGAAGGTGACTTTGTGACCGCTTcaaataactcctgtcagcCCCTTCACTGCACTCACTGACTTCTTCTTTCTAGAATAAAGCAGGAAAGTAGAAAATACTCAAGTTTTATTCTAAAGATTAAAGAATAACTATACCAGTTATAGTAGGAAATAATTGTATCATCCCATGCTCATAAATCCCATTCCCAATTTGAaaggacaaaatattttaaccGATTTCCAGAGGCAACTGAGAGGCCCTCTGAGCAAGAGGGGAAGCTGACAGCTGTACTGTGATACATAACACTGTAAAAACACAGCTTCCTCTATCAAACAATAACCCACTTGTTTGAAGGGTGTTACCTGGGTAGGTGTAATGATGGGAACACCACCAACAATTTCTGTCCTGTAAGAGACTTGCTTCTTTCCACCTGGGCTTTCAGCCTGACGATTTGCATTATCCATCTGACACAGAGGATCTGACTGCTTTGGTACCTGGAAGTGGAATGTGACAACTGACATAAGTTTTATGAAGACTTAAAAAAGCCCAAAGCATTTCTGAAGAATT is a genomic window containing:
- the PLEKHA1 gene encoding pleckstrin homology domain-containing family A member 1 isoform X3; translated protein: MPYVDRQNRICGFLDIEENENSGKFLRRYFILDTREDSLVWYMDNPQNLPSGSPPVGVIKLTYISKVSDATKLRPKAEFCFVMNAGMRKYFLQANDQQDLVEWVNVLNKATKITVPKQSDPLCQMDNANRQAESPGGKKQVSYRTEIVGGVPIITPTQKEEVSECSEGADRSYLKRSQSHLPYFAAKHPPDNAIIKAGYCVKQGAVMKNWKRRYFQLDENTIGYFKSELEKEPLRVIPLKEVHKVQECKQSDIMMRDNLFEIVTTSRTFYVQADSPEDMHSWIKAISGAIVAQRGPGRSAASMRQARRLSNPCIQRYTSRTGECSTSIPSLVPNPTMLSVLPAQPQPPHIPALWSQPLTPNPLPWRSEDFTSLLPRPGQGATRSRLSLQENQLPK
- the PLEKHA1 gene encoding pleckstrin homology domain-containing family A member 1 isoform X5; its protein translation is MPYVDRQNRICGFLDIEENENSGKFLRRYFILDTREDSLVWYMDNPQNLPSGSPPVGVIKLTYISKVSDATKLRPKAEFCFVMNAGMRKYFLQANDQQDLVEWVNVLNKATKITVPKQSDPLCQMDNANRQAESPGGKKQVSYRTEIVGGVPIITPTQKEEVSECSEGADRSYLKRSQSHLPYFAAKHPPDNAIIKAGYCVKQGAVMKNWKRRYFQLDENTIGYFKSELEKEPLRVIPLKEVHKVQECKQSDIMMRDNLFEIVTTSRTFYVQADSPEDMHSWIKAISGAIVAQRGPGRSAASVTLILALHCVPDAAGQKAVESLYTEVYIKNW
- the PLEKHA1 gene encoding pleckstrin homology domain-containing family A member 1 isoform X4 yields the protein MPYVDRQNRICGFLDIEENENSGKFLRRYFILDTREDSLVWYMDNPQNLPSGSPPVGVIKLTYISKVSDATKLRPKAEFCFVMNAGMRKYFLQANDQQDLVEWVNVLNKATKITVPKQSDPLCQMDNANRQAESPGGKKQVSYRTEIVGGVPIITPTQKEEVSECSEGADRSYLKRSQSHLPYFAAKHPPDNAIIKAGYCVKQGAVMKNWKRRYFQLDENTIGYFKSELEKEPLRVIPLKEVHKVQECKQSDIMMRDNLFEIVTTSRTFYVQADSPEDMHSWIKAISGAIVAQRGPGRSAASMRQARRLSNPCIQRSIPSLVPNPTMLSVLPAQPQPPHIPALWSQPLTPNPLPWRSEDFTSLLPRPGQGATRSRLSLQENQLPK